One part of the Streptomyces sp. NBC_00286 genome encodes these proteins:
- a CDS encoding GntR family transcriptional regulator codes for MLIRVDTGSATPLGDQIAARVRLAIADGEVAPGDRLPSARALAESLDVNIHTVLRGYQRLRNEGMIELRRGRGAVVLDNQGTSARARLLTYVDTLVSASRELGLSDEEILGLVRTGMATPEPRERGAPRLVDVRDARPPHGRTASPDL; via the coding sequence ATGCTCATCCGGGTCGACACCGGCTCCGCCACCCCGCTCGGCGACCAGATCGCCGCGCGGGTCCGGCTCGCGATCGCCGACGGCGAGGTGGCCCCCGGCGACCGCCTCCCCTCCGCCCGCGCGCTCGCTGAGTCCCTCGATGTCAACATCCACACGGTTCTCCGCGGCTACCAGCGTCTCCGCAACGAGGGCATGATCGAGCTCCGCCGTGGGCGCGGCGCGGTCGTCCTGGACAACCAGGGCACGTCGGCCCGCGCCCGCCTCCTCACCTACGTGGACACCTTGGTCAGCGCATCGCGCGAACTCGGCCTGAGCGACGAGGAGATCCTCGGGCTCGTACGGACGGGGATGGCCACGCCGGAGCCCCGAGAGCGCGGTGCGCCCCGGCTGGTCGACGTGAGGGATGCTC
- a CDS encoding DUF1648 domain-containing protein, producing the protein MTRSAGRGTLAALAALPFTVALIADLTLFAVVRDRLPDPLAIHFAGTTPDRFTSTTWFLAACVGALTGTGALFTGICAARGAFTRWALTIGYGLAGLLGGALASVLLVNADAGGNATATRMPLWHMAAAAAAGAAAAGAGWLTARALRLPDSGRLSTAGNAPVLGPALAEGEIVGWTRTVSSRPAQLLGLLVAAVGCVLLPPVGWAVAVPLLLLGLLMLGASRLQVTAGPRGLTVSPAVAPWPRTRVPLAEMDLAVSRDIRPAADFGGWGYRIRPDATGVVVRSGEALVVRRTSGREFAVTVDDSATAAALLNSLLRTTVRH; encoded by the coding sequence ATGACTCGCTCCGCAGGACGCGGCACCCTCGCCGCGCTGGCCGCACTTCCGTTCACCGTCGCGCTCATCGCCGACCTGACCCTGTTCGCCGTCGTGCGCGACCGGCTGCCCGACCCGCTCGCCATCCACTTCGCGGGCACCACACCCGACCGCTTCACCAGCACCACCTGGTTCCTGGCCGCCTGCGTCGGGGCGCTCACCGGGACCGGCGCGCTGTTCACCGGGATCTGCGCGGCCCGCGGAGCGTTCACCCGCTGGGCGCTCACCATCGGGTACGGGCTCGCCGGGCTGCTCGGCGGGGCCCTTGCCTCGGTGCTGCTCGTAAACGCCGACGCAGGCGGGAACGCCACCGCCACCAGGATGCCGCTGTGGCACATGGCCGCCGCCGCGGCGGCGGGCGCGGCGGCGGCCGGGGCAGGATGGCTGACCGCGCGGGCGCTACGCCTGCCCGACAGCGGGCGGCTGTCGACCGCCGGGAACGCCCCCGTCCTCGGCCCCGCCCTCGCCGAGGGCGAGATCGTGGGCTGGACCCGTACCGTTTCCTCCCGCCCTGCCCAACTCCTCGGCCTGCTGGTGGCTGCCGTCGGCTGTGTGCTGCTCCCGCCTGTGGGATGGGCGGTCGCCGTACCGCTTCTGCTCCTCGGGCTGCTCATGCTCGGCGCCTCCCGGCTCCAGGTCACCGCGGGCCCGCGCGGCCTGACCGTGTCACCCGCCGTGGCACCATGGCCCCGCACCCGGGTCCCGCTCGCCGAGATGGACCTGGCCGTGAGCCGCGACATCCGCCCGGCTGCGGACTTCGGCGGCTGGGGCTACCGCATCCGCCCCGACGCCACCGGTGTAGTGGTGCGCTCCGGTGAGGCCCTGGTAGTACGGCGCACCAGCGGTCGCGAATTCGCCGTCACCGTCGACGACTCCGCGACGGCCGCAGCCCTCCTCAACTCCCTGCTCCGCACCACCGTGAGGCACTGA
- a CDS encoding peptidyl-tRNA hydrolase produces MRRRTDLAPGRLEGVSSEQTATSGGGVGGEDSPFRHELTHRDKAPQYVLPLVVRIERSEPPARTDALETAARAVLVMLSDERSQGDGEWAQAMRDWQDARIRKVVRRARGAEWRRAEALPGITVTGRSAEVRVFPPVPLDGWPKDLARLQVSGTELDDPETPGDPDPTAPVLWMSPDVDMSAGKAMAQAGHGAQLAWWELPDEARKAWSDAGFPLSVRTARPALWAQLTTSGLPLVRDAGFTEIAPGLTVAVEGYDRAGALPERVRRPVTWRRDGSNSIT; encoded by the coding sequence ATGCGCAGAAGAACCGATCTTGCGCCTGGCAGACTTGAGGGCGTGAGCAGCGAGCAGACGGCCACCTCGGGTGGCGGGGTCGGTGGTGAGGACAGTCCCTTCCGTCATGAGTTGACCCACCGCGACAAGGCGCCTCAGTACGTGCTGCCGTTGGTCGTACGTATCGAGCGGAGCGAGCCCCCGGCGCGTACGGACGCGCTCGAAACCGCTGCCCGCGCCGTTCTGGTGATGCTCAGCGACGAGCGGTCGCAAGGGGACGGGGAGTGGGCGCAGGCCATGCGGGACTGGCAGGACGCCCGGATCCGCAAGGTGGTGCGGCGGGCGCGGGGCGCCGAGTGGCGACGGGCCGAAGCCCTGCCCGGCATCACGGTCACCGGCAGGTCGGCCGAGGTCCGCGTCTTTCCGCCGGTCCCGCTGGACGGCTGGCCCAAGGACCTGGCCCGCCTTCAAGTCTCCGGGACGGAACTCGACGACCCGGAAACACCAGGGGACCCCGACCCGACGGCCCCCGTGCTCTGGATGAGCCCCGATGTCGACATGTCGGCCGGTAAGGCCATGGCCCAGGCCGGTCACGGCGCCCAGCTCGCCTGGTGGGAACTCCCCGACGAGGCCCGCAAAGCCTGGAGCGACGCCGGCTTTCCCCTCTCGGTCCGCACCGCGCGTCCCGCCCTGTGGGCCCAACTCACCACGAGCGGGCTCCCGTTGGTACGCGACGCGGGCTTCACGGAGATCGCGCCCGGGCTGACGGTCGCCGTCGAGGGATACGACCGGGCCGGCGCCCTGCCGGAACGCGTGCGCCGACCGGTCACCTGGCGCCGAGACGGATCGAACAGCATCACTTGA
- a CDS encoding NAD-binding protein, with protein MTASSFSEGEAEQQYYVVIGGDAARRVCGSLQSAENDVCHLTQPTDDELRKALDRNVAGVAVLFDDDAESLRYALAVEHIRPGVALVVTVFDRTVAGQLESTVPNCRVTSPADVAAPVLLAACLQPELLALHGTPSGHVGARWGEEAVRLEPYRPPRSLRYRARLGKIRGQLRPHDGSSRIMLTGLAGLFAVLLADWIWAVTLNHRSPVEALFEAARILATVGPAAAHGGTAYLVFSSFAMLITIVFTAVFTAGMVDRLLAPRSIGMVGPRALPRAGHVVVVGFGQVGLRLCTRLQALGLGVIAVERNPAAPNLRLAKALGIPVVVADARDRFVLRKLGLDTAQAMAAVASDDLDNIAVAVAARAVAPDLRVVIRAGDHEAIAETQSLFSIGIVRDLASLSAAYTTASLTGLRPRGVLPQGRRLLVERENGSFTQWPHAARCCHQQDT; from the coding sequence ATGACTGCGTCTTCGTTCTCTGAGGGCGAGGCGGAGCAGCAGTACTACGTCGTGATCGGCGGCGATGCGGCGCGCAGGGTCTGCGGTTCTCTGCAGTCGGCGGAGAACGACGTGTGCCACCTGACCCAGCCCACGGACGACGAACTGCGCAAGGCCCTGGACCGGAATGTGGCCGGCGTCGCGGTCCTCTTCGACGACGACGCCGAGTCCCTGCGCTACGCGCTCGCCGTCGAGCACATCCGTCCGGGCGTCGCCCTGGTGGTGACGGTCTTCGACCGGACGGTCGCGGGCCAGCTCGAGAGCACGGTTCCCAACTGCCGGGTGACCTCACCGGCCGATGTCGCCGCCCCCGTCCTGCTGGCGGCCTGTCTCCAGCCCGAGTTGCTGGCGCTCCACGGGACGCCCTCGGGGCATGTCGGCGCCCGCTGGGGCGAGGAAGCCGTACGTCTCGAGCCGTACCGGCCGCCGCGCTCCCTGCGATACCGGGCCCGCCTCGGCAAGATCAGAGGCCAGCTACGGCCCCACGACGGCAGCTCACGGATCATGCTGACCGGACTTGCCGGTCTCTTCGCGGTGCTGTTGGCGGACTGGATCTGGGCCGTCACCCTCAACCACCGGTCGCCGGTGGAAGCCCTCTTCGAAGCGGCGCGCATCCTGGCGACCGTCGGCCCAGCGGCCGCGCACGGCGGGACCGCCTACCTGGTGTTCAGCAGTTTCGCCATGCTGATCACCATCGTGTTCACCGCCGTCTTCACCGCCGGAATGGTCGACCGCCTGCTGGCCCCGCGCTCGATCGGCATGGTGGGCCCCAGGGCGCTTCCCCGGGCGGGCCACGTCGTGGTCGTCGGCTTCGGACAGGTCGGGCTCCGGCTGTGCACCCGGTTGCAGGCGCTAGGCCTCGGTGTGATCGCGGTGGAACGCAACCCGGCGGCCCCCAACCTCCGGCTGGCGAAGGCACTCGGGATCCCCGTCGTCGTCGCCGACGCCCGGGACAGGTTCGTACTGCGGAAGCTCGGCCTCGACACGGCCCAGGCCATGGCCGCCGTCGCCTCCGACGACCTGGACAACATCGCGGTGGCCGTGGCCGCACGGGCCGTCGCACCCGATCTGCGGGTCGTCATACGGGCGGGCGACCACGAGGCCATCGCCGAGACCCAGTCCCTGTTCAGCATCGGCATCGTCCGCGACCTCGCCAGCCTGAGCGCCGCCTACACGACCGCGAGCCTGACCGGGCTGCGGCCACGCGGAGTGCTGCCACAGGGCCGGCGGTTGTTGGTGGAGCGCGAGAACGGGTCGTTCACGCAGTGGCCGCACGCGGCGCGGTGCTGTCATCAGCAGGACACCTGA
- a CDS encoding serine/threonine-protein kinase → MAQPLENSDPRQVGPYRIMGRLGAGGMGRVYLGRSPGGRAVAVKTIRPEFTDDPEFRQRFAREAAAARAVSGAFTAAVVDADPYGDPPWLATVHVAGISLDATIARHGPLPESSVLALGAGLSEALQAIHAAGLVHRDLKPSNVLLAPDGPKVIDFGIAISAGSSSLTRSGVVVGTPAFMSPEQLTGGRAGTPADVFALASVLVYAACGEGPFSSSPGAGIGFGVVHDEPDLSSVPAGLRPLLADCLEKDPARRPTVAELLTEFARRILAAPAAASGQYGPYGKDTVTVALHGGAWLPAPVAASVRRAEEAGAGRQVSPTGPRAATAGAAGAGVAVDPRLPQEPSGHTAGAPEALRRPTVVSPEGPRYPGPGAPGPVPPSGPPTWTDAGLRPQPSPLGTSGHPSPWPSGSGQLPTGGPHPTGGPLPGGGGDRDPGTPTRRRVLIALTGAGAVAALGVGSYLLGLGDQDDSDKSTGNDPLNDPAAAPTPGSQRWAYSTGGPVAPALLAAGGLVFAGSKDGSMYALDAETGKRRWAFSTGNGVYTCPAVAGGLAYFGSADYHLYAVDVKTGDQRWQFSARGEVNSSPVVAGGVVYAGSDDGRLYAVGARSGDRKWAFAAEGRIRSSPVVAWGKVVVGSEDSRLYGIDAATGERAWAFDTDGDVKSSPAIADRVVYAGSYDGNLYAVNCDTGERLWTFATRGGVGSSPAVSDGVVYVGSDDGHLYAVDALTGKQRWKFTIGSIVYSSPTVLGDTVYVGSKSGNLYAVHKATGKQRWRHRTGADIRSSPAASGGTVYVGNDSGTVFAVNR, encoded by the coding sequence ATGGCACAGCCGTTGGAAAACAGCGACCCGCGGCAGGTGGGGCCGTACCGCATCATGGGGCGCCTCGGAGCCGGCGGGATGGGGCGCGTCTATCTGGGGCGGTCACCGGGCGGGCGTGCGGTCGCCGTCAAGACCATCCGGCCCGAATTCACCGACGACCCCGAGTTCCGACAGCGGTTCGCCCGGGAGGCGGCTGCCGCCCGGGCTGTCAGCGGGGCGTTCACGGCCGCGGTCGTCGACGCGGATCCGTACGGGGACCCGCCGTGGCTCGCCACCGTCCATGTCGCGGGTATCTCGCTGGACGCCACCATCGCGCGGCACGGACCGCTGCCCGAATCCTCGGTGCTCGCGCTGGGCGCCGGGCTGAGCGAGGCGCTCCAGGCCATCCATGCCGCGGGCCTCGTCCACCGGGATCTGAAGCCCTCCAATGTGCTGCTGGCTCCCGACGGGCCCAAGGTGATCGACTTCGGGATCGCGATCAGCGCCGGTTCGAGTTCGCTGACCCGCAGCGGAGTCGTCGTCGGCACGCCCGCGTTCATGTCGCCCGAGCAGCTGACGGGTGGGCGCGCCGGTACGCCCGCCGATGTGTTCGCCCTCGCGAGCGTGCTCGTGTACGCGGCCTGCGGCGAAGGGCCCTTCAGCTCCAGCCCCGGGGCCGGGATCGGCTTCGGCGTGGTCCACGACGAGCCCGATCTGTCCTCGGTGCCGGCAGGGCTGCGCCCGCTCCTTGCCGACTGCCTTGAGAAGGATCCGGCACGCCGGCCCACGGTCGCGGAACTGCTCACGGAGTTCGCCCGCCGGATCCTTGCGGCGCCCGCGGCGGCCTCCGGCCAGTACGGCCCGTACGGAAAGGACACCGTCACCGTCGCCCTGCACGGCGGGGCCTGGCTGCCCGCGCCCGTGGCCGCCTCGGTGCGGCGGGCCGAGGAGGCCGGCGCGGGCCGCCAGGTGTCACCGACGGGCCCGCGGGCCGCGACAGCCGGGGCTGCCGGAGCCGGCGTCGCGGTGGATCCCCGCCTGCCGCAGGAGCCGTCCGGGCATACGGCGGGGGCACCCGAGGCGCTCCGGAGACCGACCGTCGTCTCGCCCGAGGGCCCGCGGTATCCCGGTCCGGGCGCCCCCGGCCCTGTACCCCCGAGCGGTCCACCCACCTGGACGGACGCGGGGCTGAGACCGCAACCGTCACCACTCGGGACGTCGGGCCATCCGTCGCCGTGGCCGTCGGGGAGCGGGCAACTCCCGACCGGCGGACCACATCCGACCGGCGGACCGCTTCCGGGCGGCGGAGGAGACCGCGACCCCGGTACGCCCACCCGTCGCCGCGTGCTGATCGCACTCACCGGAGCGGGCGCCGTCGCCGCCCTCGGCGTGGGCTCCTACCTGCTGGGGCTCGGCGACCAGGACGACTCCGACAAGAGCACGGGCAACGACCCCCTCAACGACCCGGCGGCCGCCCCGACTCCGGGCAGCCAGAGATGGGCGTACAGCACCGGAGGCCCGGTCGCGCCCGCCCTTCTCGCCGCGGGCGGGCTGGTGTTCGCCGGCAGCAAGGACGGCAGCATGTACGCCCTGGACGCCGAAACCGGCAAACGACGCTGGGCGTTCAGCACCGGCAACGGCGTCTACACCTGTCCCGCCGTGGCCGGGGGCCTCGCCTACTTCGGCAGCGCGGATTACCACCTCTATGCCGTCGACGTGAAGACCGGCGACCAGCGCTGGCAGTTCAGCGCTCGTGGAGAGGTCAACTCCTCACCCGTGGTCGCCGGGGGAGTGGTCTACGCGGGCAGTGACGACGGCCGGCTGTACGCGGTGGGCGCCCGTTCCGGCGACCGGAAGTGGGCGTTCGCCGCCGAGGGCCGGATCCGTTCCTCCCCGGTGGTCGCTTGGGGCAAGGTCGTCGTCGGCAGTGAGGACTCCCGGCTGTACGGCATCGACGCGGCTACCGGAGAACGAGCCTGGGCCTTCGATACGGACGGCGACGTCAAGTCCTCACCGGCGATCGCCGATCGCGTCGTCTACGCGGGCAGCTACGACGGCAACCTCTACGCCGTCAACTGCGATACCGGCGAACGCCTTTGGACCTTCGCCACCCGGGGCGGCGTGGGCTCCTCGCCCGCGGTGTCCGACGGAGTCGTCTACGTGGGGAGCGACGACGGCCATCTGTACGCGGTCGACGCCCTCACCGGGAAGCAGAGGTGGAAGTTCACCATCGGCAGCATCGTCTACTCCTCACCCACGGTCCTGGGCGACACCGTGTACGTGGGCAGCAAGAGCGGCAACCTTTACGCCGTGCACAAGGCCACGGGCAAACAGCGGTGGAGGCACCGCACCGGCGCGGACATCCGCTCCTCACCCGCGGCGTCCGGCGGCACGGTGTACGTCGGCAACGACAGCGGCACGGTCTTCGCGGTCAACCGCTGA
- a CDS encoding GNAT family N-acetyltransferase, with product MRSISNGTHITIHRAGQLDASLSRAWHKAMDESPDFANPFLAPEFAAGIGGCRGGARVAVLHEDGEPVGFLPYERNSFGVGRAIGLGLSDCQALVHRPGITWDTGQLLRACGLSVFEFDHLVAEQQPFGPYVTGTFPSPVLDLKPGDGDYAQWLRATYPGLAKTTLKKERRLGRDLGEMRFVFDERDPRALRTLMRWKSAQYRRTGRMDRFARPWIVDLVDHLFQVREEHFTGVLSVVYAGDRPVAAHFGPRSRTVFAAWFTAYDPEFRYYSPGLIMHLRMAEAAARDGVRLMDMGRGDKEYKDWLKTRELRVAEGFATRPHPVATAHRLWRRPVRGLRNTVLAHPTLREPADRLLKTVGTLRTSARTSSAGAAPRAR from the coding sequence ATGCGATCGATCAGCAATGGCACGCACATCACCATCCACAGAGCCGGGCAGCTCGACGCCTCGCTCAGCCGGGCCTGGCACAAGGCGATGGACGAGTCGCCCGACTTCGCCAACCCCTTCCTGGCGCCGGAGTTCGCGGCCGGGATCGGCGGATGCCGCGGTGGGGCGCGGGTGGCGGTCCTGCACGAGGACGGCGAACCCGTCGGCTTCCTCCCGTACGAACGCAACTCCTTCGGCGTCGGCCGGGCCATAGGCCTCGGCCTCTCCGACTGCCAGGCCCTCGTCCACCGCCCCGGGATCACATGGGACACCGGGCAACTGCTGCGCGCCTGCGGGCTGTCCGTCTTCGAGTTCGACCATCTCGTCGCGGAGCAGCAGCCGTTCGGCCCGTACGTCACGGGGACGTTCCCCTCACCGGTCCTCGACCTGAAGCCCGGCGACGGCGACTACGCCCAGTGGCTGCGGGCCACGTACCCAGGGCTGGCCAAGACGACGCTGAAGAAGGAACGCCGCCTGGGGCGCGACCTGGGCGAGATGCGTTTCGTCTTCGACGAGCGCGACCCGAGGGCGCTGCGCACGCTGATGCGGTGGAAGTCCGCGCAGTACCGCAGGACGGGCCGGATGGACCGGTTCGCGCGGCCGTGGATCGTGGACCTGGTGGACCATCTGTTCCAGGTGCGCGAGGAGCACTTCACCGGTGTGCTGTCCGTCGTGTACGCGGGCGACCGCCCGGTGGCCGCCCACTTCGGCCCGAGATCGCGCACGGTCTTCGCGGCCTGGTTCACGGCATACGACCCCGAGTTCCGCTACTACTCCCCCGGCCTGATCATGCACCTGCGCATGGCCGAGGCGGCGGCCCGGGACGGCGTACGCCTCATGGACATGGGCCGTGGCGACAAGGAGTACAAGGACTGGCTCAAGACCCGTGAACTGCGCGTCGCCGAAGGCTTCGCGACCCGCCCCCACCCGGTGGCGACCGCACACCGCCTGTGGCGCAGACCGGTACGCGGCCTGCGCAACACGGTCCTGGCCCACCCCACCCTGCGCGAACCGGCCGACCGGCTCCTGAAGACGGTCGGCACCTTGCGTACGTCGGCCCGGACGAGCTCCGCCGGAGCCGCACCCCGCGCCCGCTGA
- a CDS encoding DegT/DnrJ/EryC1/StrS family aminotransferase: MPYGSRLAATMTRRLGRECVYTPSARLALYLALRRWCRPGARVLMSPVNDDVILFVVLAAGLRPVQAPVSMWDGNIDPAAVPESTWRNVDAVLTTNLYGMPDRVIELRRRCDELGIPLLEDAAHAIGTHVDGQPIGTFGKAAAFSLSKHVAAMAGGFLAVEDARTRRELELLRDDLLEPARLRTDLAATLRPLARSAVRTLHLVRPAWRTMQRLGLLERDDFRMPLHAPRLTRSAREAPSLKAYEPWVRVDLHDFRSRHGALVRGQLRLRLAGLDTNLAHRRAGTALLSGTAWASPALRDRATHDGPPPVFRVPLLVHDRDALVERLVNHGVIAGYIYDPPLDDYAGPEFVDPSPTPSAARWFASHVLPADPLLARRITAALTREQARTAHPSLLAPQPEPTPRTALG, encoded by the coding sequence ATGCCGTACGGATCGCGACTCGCCGCGACGATGACACGGCGGCTCGGACGCGAATGCGTCTACACGCCCTCGGCACGGCTGGCGCTGTATCTGGCGCTACGACGCTGGTGCCGGCCGGGCGCACGCGTGCTGATGTCGCCAGTGAACGACGACGTGATCCTCTTCGTCGTCCTCGCGGCCGGGCTGCGCCCGGTGCAGGCCCCGGTGTCCATGTGGGACGGCAACATCGACCCCGCCGCCGTACCCGAGTCGACCTGGCGGAACGTGGACGCCGTACTCACCACGAACCTGTACGGCATGCCGGACCGCGTCATCGAACTACGGCGCCGCTGCGATGAGTTGGGCATCCCCCTGCTCGAGGACGCGGCACACGCGATCGGCACGCATGTGGACGGGCAGCCGATCGGGACGTTCGGGAAGGCGGCGGCGTTCAGCCTGTCCAAGCACGTGGCGGCGATGGCAGGCGGTTTCCTGGCCGTCGAGGACGCGCGCACCCGACGCGAGCTGGAGCTCCTGCGCGACGATCTCCTCGAACCGGCCCGCCTGCGCACCGACCTGGCCGCTACCCTGCGCCCGCTGGCGCGTTCCGCCGTACGCACCCTCCACCTGGTGCGCCCCGCATGGCGCACGATGCAGCGCCTCGGCCTGCTGGAACGGGACGACTTCCGCATGCCCCTGCACGCACCACGACTGACCCGCAGCGCCCGCGAGGCGCCCAGCCTCAAGGCGTACGAGCCATGGGTACGCGTCGACCTGCACGACTTCCGCTCCCGCCATGGAGCCCTGGTCCGCGGCCAGTTGAGGCTCCGCCTGGCGGGCCTCGACACGAACCTCGCCCACCGCAGGGCCGGCACCGCCCTCCTCTCAGGCACCGCCTGGGCCTCCCCGGCACTGCGCGACCGAGCCACCCACGACGGCCCCCCTCCCGTCTTCCGCGTCCCGCTCCTGGTCCACGACCGCGACGCCCTCGTCGAACGCCTGGTGAACCACGGCGTTATCGCCGGCTACATCTACGACCCGCCGCTCGACGACTACGCGGGCCCGGAGTTCGTCGACCCCTCCCCCACCCCCTCGGCCGCCCGCTGGTTCGCCTCACACGTGCTCCCGGCCGACCCGCTCCTGGCTCGCAGAATCACCGCAGCCCTGACCAGGGAACAGGCGAGGACCGCGCACCCGTCCCTGCTCGCCCCGCAGCCGGAACCCACGCCACGGACCGCCTTGGGCTGA
- a CDS encoding class I SAM-dependent methyltransferase produces MTDAPAPTPNAERLAEEILTRMLSALEIFTVEVGVRRGLYEALAAHGPMTPRELSATAGVHARYAREWLEQQAVAGILTVSGSTSSTPEDDYERRFSLPDEHRRVLLDPDDPCYMAAGPRFIASIAATLPEVLEAFGTGGGVPYERYGEGTREGIAGLNRPMFQPETVRSWVAALPDVHRRLTDDSGARVLDLGCGLGWSTIALARAFPAARLTGIDLDAASVERARRHADEAGLGDRIAFVNTDAAGAGLDGAVDLVTVFEALHDMADPIGALASVRRLLTPSGAVLIADEKVSEGFTAPGPDLDRLNYAFSVLHCLPATRAEGAKVEAGTVLRPTTVRAYAREAGYGSTEVLPVAHELWHFYRLSP; encoded by the coding sequence ATGACCGACGCACCCGCGCCCACCCCGAACGCCGAACGGCTGGCCGAGGAGATCCTCACGAGGATGCTCTCGGCCCTGGAGATCTTCACGGTCGAGGTCGGCGTACGCCGCGGCCTGTACGAGGCGCTGGCCGCGCACGGTCCCATGACGCCGCGCGAACTCTCGGCGACGGCGGGCGTCCATGCGCGGTACGCCCGCGAGTGGCTGGAGCAGCAGGCGGTCGCCGGGATCCTGACCGTGTCCGGGTCCACCAGCTCCACTCCCGAGGACGACTACGAGCGGCGCTTCTCCCTGCCCGACGAACACCGTCGCGTACTCCTAGACCCGGACGACCCGTGCTACATGGCGGCCGGTCCGCGGTTCATCGCCTCGATCGCGGCGACGCTGCCCGAGGTGCTGGAGGCTTTCGGCACGGGCGGGGGTGTGCCGTACGAGCGCTACGGCGAGGGCACGCGCGAGGGCATCGCGGGCCTGAACCGTCCCATGTTCCAGCCGGAGACGGTCCGCTCCTGGGTGGCGGCCCTGCCGGACGTCCACCGCCGGCTCACCGACGACTCCGGTGCCCGGGTACTCGACCTGGGCTGCGGCCTCGGCTGGTCGACGATCGCTCTGGCCCGCGCCTTTCCCGCCGCCCGGCTGACCGGTATCGACCTGGACGCCGCCTCCGTCGAACGGGCCCGGCGCCACGCCGACGAGGCCGGGCTCGGCGATCGGATCGCCTTCGTCAACACGGATGCGGCCGGGGCGGGGCTCGACGGGGCCGTGGATCTGGTCACCGTGTTCGAGGCGCTGCACGACATGGCGGACCCGATCGGGGCGCTGGCCTCGGTGCGCCGGCTGCTGACTCCGTCGGGTGCCGTGCTCATCGCGGACGAGAAGGTGAGCGAGGGGTTCACCGCTCCGGGACCGGATCTGGATCGGCTCAACTACGCGTTCAGCGTGCTGCATTGCCTTCCCGCTACTCGCGCGGAGGGGGCGAAGGTGGAGGCGGGCACGGTGTTGCGGCCGACTACGGTGCGGGCGTATGCCCGCGAGGCGGGGTACGGCTCGACGGAGGTCCTGCCCGTCGCCCACGAGCTGTGGCACTTCTACCGGCTGTCGCCGTGA
- a CDS encoding DUF692 domain-containing protein has protein sequence MQPLGTGIGWRPEIAEAVERMPGIDWVEAVAENVCPGHIPDSLQRLRARGVTVIPHGVSLGLGGAERPDEARLTALAERAEALTAPLVTEHIAFVRAGGPLTATPRLEAGHLLPVPRTRDALNVLCENIRIAQAALPVPLAVENIAALISWPGEEMTEGQFLYDLVDRTGVRLLIDVANLHTNHVNRGEDPAKALDELPVEAIAYVHVAGGFERDGVWHDSHAHPVPPAVLDILADLASRVRPPGVLLERDENFPEPAELERELAAIRETVEQAPKANAQPSGVRAETSGVQDGGAPQDNAEDTEAPRQGLALAQTALLSALVAGTPTPEGFDRSRLAVQARALAAKRADVVAKVAPELPEILAGTYRTHFLAYATDHPMTDGYRHDALAFAEHLLLHGRLEDADVQRQLSDWWLERSGPAPLSRRPAARLARATRRVLLRR, from the coding sequence ATGCAGCCACTGGGTACGGGAATCGGATGGCGGCCAGAAATCGCCGAGGCCGTCGAGCGTATGCCCGGCATCGACTGGGTCGAGGCCGTGGCGGAGAACGTGTGCCCGGGACACATCCCGGACTCACTGCAGCGCCTGCGCGCCCGCGGCGTCACCGTCATACCGCACGGCGTCTCCCTGGGCCTCGGCGGCGCGGAGCGCCCCGACGAGGCCCGCCTCACCGCCCTCGCCGAACGCGCGGAAGCGCTCACCGCCCCGCTCGTCACCGAGCACATCGCCTTCGTCCGCGCGGGCGGCCCCCTCACCGCCACCCCCCGCCTGGAGGCCGGGCACCTCCTGCCAGTACCCCGCACCCGAGACGCCCTCAACGTCCTGTGCGAAAACATCCGCATCGCCCAGGCCGCCCTCCCCGTACCCCTCGCCGTCGAGAACATCGCAGCACTGATCTCCTGGCCGGGCGAGGAGATGACCGAGGGACAGTTCCTGTACGACCTGGTCGACCGTACCGGCGTACGCCTGCTCATCGACGTGGCCAACCTCCACACCAACCACGTCAACCGAGGCGAAGACCCCGCCAAGGCCCTCGACGAACTGCCCGTCGAGGCCATCGCGTACGTCCACGTCGCCGGCGGCTTCGAACGCGACGGTGTCTGGCACGACAGCCACGCCCACCCCGTACCCCCGGCGGTCCTCGACATCCTCGCGGACCTGGCGTCCCGAGTCCGCCCACCGGGCGTACTCCTGGAGCGAGACGAGAACTTCCCCGAACCGGCCGAGCTGGAGCGGGAGTTGGCAGCGATCAGGGAAACCGTGGAGCAGGCCCCGAAGGCAAACGCCCAGCCTTCAGGCGTACGGGCCGAGACCTCCGGCGTACAGGACGGTGGCGCCCCGCAGGACAACGCAGAAGACACCGAAGCGCCCCGTCAGGGCCTCGCACTGGCCCAAACGGCCCTGCTCTCCGCCCTCGTCGCCGGAACCCCCACCCCCGAAGGCTTCGACCGCTCACGGCTGGCCGTGCAGGCACGAGCACTCGCCGCGAAACGGGCCGACGTCGTCGCCAAGGTCGCCCCGGAACTGCCCGAGATCCTGGCCGGGACGTACCGAACGCACTTCCTGGCGTACGCGACCGACCACCCGATGACCGACGGCTACCGCCACGACGCCCTGGCCTTCGCCGAACACCTGCTCCTGCACGGCCGCCTCGAAGACGCCGACGTACAGCGGCAGTTGAGCGACTGGTGGCTGGAGCGCTCAGGCCCCGCCCCGCTGTCCCGCCGCCCGGCGGCCCGCCTGGCACGGGCCACCCGCCGGGTCCTGCTGAGGCGCTGA